In the Rubripirellula tenax genome, one interval contains:
- the pilM gene encoding type IV pilus biogenesis protein PilM, producing MPKKIAIDWDEIELRLVVGQVSGSRVKVTDAMIIPLEGTTATEALRGAMKTLGLTGTEAMIAIGRGYAELRELQLPPVPDEELPDMVRFQAIRSFASAGDSATVDFLVTRRKENGVDMIAAAIGPAKLNEIRKACEACGITASRVSLRPLAASALYLIQSAAAREGDVVLVDLLAGDAEIVIARAGRVIFVRTVRMPTDQAARPRALAGELKRSLVACGAGATPEKVVLWGRESVHVDDQRMLAEASGATVEVLNPFDLVDVDQECANSLPDHVGRLAPLVGLLAADEHHADRLIDFLNPRKRVEEEPNRFRTAAMVAAPVLLTLVGGYLLFGRLSGMDREIAELKTANAGMKPAVDLASASAARTETVDQFLDGDVNWLNEMRRLAATMPPADKMIVRSISGSSDPRRGGGKLVVTAAVTEPSVIDSFEQSLRDATHSVVGDGVVESKNQDAYRYGINETITIDSEAVRNQRYEGILERLMAEPKSEAEPEPKPETALEPETEAEPEPESPGETGTPTEVEAESVASEVQA from the coding sequence ATGCCAAAAAAAATAGCGATCGACTGGGACGAGATCGAACTGAGACTGGTGGTTGGCCAAGTTTCGGGCTCTCGGGTTAAGGTCACCGATGCGATGATCATTCCGTTGGAAGGAACAACGGCGACGGAGGCTCTTCGCGGCGCAATGAAAACGCTGGGATTGACGGGCACCGAAGCGATGATCGCCATCGGACGCGGATACGCTGAACTGCGAGAGCTGCAACTGCCGCCGGTGCCGGACGAAGAACTGCCCGACATGGTTCGGTTCCAAGCCATTCGCAGTTTTGCGTCGGCCGGGGACAGCGCAACGGTCGATTTTCTGGTAACGCGTCGCAAGGAAAACGGCGTCGATATGATCGCGGCGGCGATCGGCCCGGCGAAGCTGAACGAAATTCGCAAAGCCTGTGAAGCATGTGGCATCACGGCATCGCGAGTCTCGCTTCGCCCGTTGGCTGCATCGGCCTTGTACTTGATCCAGTCCGCTGCCGCTCGCGAGGGCGATGTGGTGCTGGTCGATCTATTGGCCGGTGACGCGGAAATCGTTATCGCCCGTGCCGGTCGAGTGATTTTTGTGCGAACGGTGCGGATGCCGACCGACCAAGCTGCGCGGCCACGGGCATTGGCAGGCGAATTGAAGCGAAGTCTGGTCGCATGCGGTGCAGGCGCGACGCCAGAAAAGGTGGTTCTTTGGGGACGTGAATCCGTTCACGTGGACGATCAAAGGATGCTGGCCGAGGCGTCCGGCGCGACGGTCGAGGTCTTGAACCCGTTCGATTTGGTGGACGTTGACCAAGAATGTGCCAACTCGCTTCCCGATCACGTCGGTCGACTAGCGCCTTTGGTGGGTCTGCTTGCCGCCGACGAGCACCATGCCGATCGCTTGATCGACTTTTTGAATCCTCGCAAGCGAGTCGAAGAGGAGCCCAACCGATTCCGAACCGCTGCGATGGTAGCGGCCCCCGTCTTGTTAACGCTGGTCGGCGGTTACCTGTTGTTTGGACGTTTGAGCGGGATGGACCGCGAGATTGCGGAGCTGAAAACCGCCAACGCTGGCATGAAGCCGGCTGTCGATTTAGCGTCGGCAAGCGCCGCGAGAACGGAGACGGTGGATCAGTTTCTTGACGGCGACGTCAATTGGTTGAATGAGATGCGGCGGCTAGCGGCGACCATGCCTCCGGCCGACAAAATGATCGTGCGCAGCATCTCAGGTTCGAGCGACCCGCGACGTGGCGGCGGCAAATTAGTCGTGACGGCGGCGGTGACGGAACCATCGGTGATCGACAGTTTCGAACAATCGCTTCGCGATGCCACGCACAGTGTTGTCGGGGACGGCGTGGTCGAATCCAAGAACCAAGATGCCTATCGATACGGAATCAACGAAACGATTACGATCGATTCGGAAGCCGTTCGCAATCAGCGGTATGAGGGGATTTTGGAACGGTTGATGGCCGAACCGAAATCGGAAGCAGAGCCGGAACCGAAACCAGAAACAGCATTAGAACCAGAAACGGAGGCAGAACCGGAACCAGAATCGCCTGGCGAAACGGGAACCCCGACCGAAGTTGAAGCCGAATCCGTTGCTTCGGAGGTGCAAGCATGA
- a CDS encoding type II secretion system protein GspK, translating to MKDIANPVVSLRPRRPRQGFFLVIVLIVVAVATMAVYSFTELMLAYDDSAYLAGDLVQARVNVESATEVARLILSNPPETRADFGGLYNNPQMFQAINIAGGNDGSLPSNFTILAPDLSEMGTLGGIRFGLQNESARLNVNALVVLEENGGGLIPAIAATSDEAADSELDSENIAVSLLMSLPNMTEDVADAILDWIDTDEESRPYGAESDYYESLSTPYSATNGPLRSVEELLLVRGVTPTLLFGADGNRNGVIDADEQQRYGVSIDTPGALGWAAYLTVHGAEANTRRDGSPRVDVNQDDLQVLYDELLDAIGDETYASFIAAYRIAGTSTSVTSAIASAAAGGDTGNNDQASAQPGGAWTAELIEQLDLTGGGGTSINQILDLVDATVTVGDGDRARSYTSPFASDPVTASLVMPILMDALSTQDVDAMPGRINLNECPAELLYGIPLLSEETVQAILESRDPQSDDPNRNYESWLLVEGLLTLDELRQVTPLLTGGGDVYRAQIVGYFEGAGASARVEVIIDATTVNPKIVSWRDLSHLGRGFDQSVLGLRANAVLAQ from the coding sequence ATGAAAGATATTGCCAACCCTGTCGTTTCATTGCGTCCGCGGCGTCCACGGCAAGGCTTTTTTCTTGTGATCGTGTTGATCGTCGTGGCTGTTGCCACGATGGCGGTTTACTCTTTCACCGAACTGATGCTGGCATATGACGACTCGGCGTACCTTGCCGGTGACTTGGTTCAAGCTCGGGTGAACGTCGAATCGGCGACCGAGGTGGCTCGTTTGATTTTATCAAACCCGCCCGAAACACGAGCTGATTTTGGCGGCCTCTACAACAATCCACAAATGTTCCAGGCGATCAATATCGCCGGTGGCAACGACGGTTCCTTGCCGTCTAATTTCACGATTTTGGCACCGGACTTGTCCGAAATGGGAACGTTGGGCGGGATTCGATTCGGTCTGCAAAACGAATCGGCACGTTTGAACGTCAATGCTTTGGTGGTGCTGGAAGAGAACGGAGGTGGGTTGATTCCCGCCATCGCAGCGACCAGCGACGAGGCGGCTGACTCTGAATTGGATTCCGAGAATATCGCTGTCTCGCTGCTAATGTCGTTACCCAACATGACGGAAGACGTCGCCGATGCGATCTTGGATTGGATCGATACCGATGAAGAATCGCGACCGTATGGCGCCGAATCGGACTACTACGAATCCTTGTCGACGCCCTATTCGGCTACGAACGGACCGCTGCGAAGCGTCGAAGAGTTGTTATTGGTTCGAGGCGTCACGCCGACTCTGCTATTTGGCGCCGACGGAAATCGAAACGGTGTCATCGATGCCGACGAACAACAACGTTACGGCGTCAGCATTGATACGCCCGGTGCGTTGGGCTGGGCGGCGTACTTGACCGTTCACGGCGCCGAAGCGAACACCCGCCGTGATGGTTCGCCACGCGTCGATGTCAACCAGGATGATTTGCAGGTCCTTTACGACGAACTGCTCGATGCGATCGGTGACGAAACGTACGCCAGCTTCATCGCCGCTTACCGAATTGCGGGAACGTCGACTTCGGTGACTTCGGCAATCGCTAGCGCTGCGGCTGGTGGAGATACGGGCAACAACGATCAAGCCAGCGCCCAGCCCGGTGGTGCATGGACAGCCGAACTGATCGAACAGTTGGATCTGACCGGTGGCGGCGGCACGTCGATCAACCAAATTTTGGACCTTGTCGACGCCACCGTCACCGTCGGCGATGGGGACCGTGCTAGGTCGTATACGTCACCGTTTGCGAGCGATCCCGTAACGGCATCGTTGGTGATGCCCATTTTGATGGATGCTTTATCTACACAAGATGTCGACGCAATGCCGGGACGGATTAACCTGAATGAATGCCCCGCCGAGTTGCTGTATGGAATTCCATTGCTGAGCGAAGAAACGGTGCAAGCCATTTTGGAGTCCCGCGATCCCCAGTCCGATGATCCCAACCGAAACTACGAGTCTTGGTTGTTGGTCGAAGGCCTGTTGACGTTGGACGAGTTGCGGCAAGTCACACCGTTGTTGACAGGTGGTGGCGACGTGTATCGGGCTCAAATCGTTGGGTACTTTGAAGGCGCCGGTGCTTCGGCACGAGTCGAAGTGATCATCGATGCGACGACCGTCAATCCGAAAATCGTTTCGTGGCGTGATCTAAGCCACTTGGGACGAGGCTTTGATCAATCTGTGCTCGGTCTTCGAGCAAACGCTGTATTGGCTCAGTAG
- a CDS encoding prepilin-type N-terminal cleavage/methylation domain-containing protein, whose translation MSHHCMHRSVGGASRAGFTLLEILLTLAMSVVLMILIGGAIQFYARDMNVRDMDIRQTQLAAAVMQMIEDDLRATLHGEPADMAGLEALLKATSGGEAPAATEGEDLSAAGIDETDETLSADTEALDLAVGSSVLQTPGLIGNQTQIQLDLSRLPRLEEYVVMMDETTSDIDDMPSDLKTVCYFVQAAGTIGGVQDTLESLASDSAASDSASRVDVDGGGLVRRSLDRSATVFAASTGALSLLNQTGELLAPEVLSISFEYWDGVTWQLMWSSDEYGELPLAVKVELTMADPTAMNADGSGLDPDAIRTFSHVVRLPLARSIDTTETDDAEGAL comes from the coding sequence GTGAGTCACCATTGCATGCACCGGAGCGTTGGCGGCGCCAGTCGTGCCGGCTTTACGCTGCTTGAAATCCTGTTGACGCTGGCAATGTCGGTCGTCCTGATGATTCTGATCGGCGGTGCGATCCAGTTCTATGCGCGCGACATGAATGTCCGCGACATGGACATTCGCCAAACACAACTTGCCGCGGCGGTCATGCAAATGATCGAAGACGATTTGCGGGCGACGCTGCACGGTGAGCCAGCCGATATGGCCGGACTGGAAGCGTTGTTGAAAGCAACGTCGGGCGGCGAAGCACCCGCAGCCACCGAGGGCGAAGACCTTTCGGCCGCTGGTATCGACGAAACCGATGAAACACTGTCTGCCGATACCGAAGCGCTGGATTTGGCCGTCGGTTCGTCAGTGCTGCAGACGCCGGGGTTGATCGGGAACCAGACCCAGATCCAGCTCGACCTCAGTCGGTTGCCACGTCTGGAAGAGTACGTCGTCATGATGGACGAAACGACTTCCGACATTGACGACATGCCCAGCGATTTGAAAACCGTGTGCTACTTCGTTCAGGCGGCGGGAACGATCGGAGGTGTCCAAGACACACTTGAAAGTCTGGCCTCGGATTCCGCCGCAAGTGATTCTGCTAGTAGGGTCGACGTCGATGGCGGCGGATTGGTTCGACGCTCGCTCGATCGTTCGGCTACCGTTTTCGCAGCATCAACCGGAGCGTTATCGTTACTCAATCAAACCGGTGAACTGCTAGCACCGGAAGTGCTGTCGATTTCGTTTGAGTATTGGGACGGCGTGACTTGGCAATTGATGTGGAGTAGCGACGAGTATGGGGAACTGCCGTTGGCCGTCAAAGTCGAATTGACGATGGCCGACCCGACAGCCATGAACGCAGATGGTTCCGGCTTGGATCCCGATGCCATTCGGACCTTCTCGCACGTGGTGCGATTACCACTTGCACGCTCGATCGACACGACCGAAACCGACGACGCGGAAGGGGCACTATGA
- a CDS encoding prepilin-type N-terminal cleavage/methylation domain-containing protein, whose translation MTHHRNRRGFSLLEILLALAILGGALAMLSQIAETGTSAAREARDLSVARLMCQSKLSETLLDAASGITPQTIITAPLPSFDSGSMTTFNYSIEVQPASLDGLLSLRVTVVAENPNGGSPLATFVLTRWLVDPALGLEAAEAEAEAMKALESEEAAL comes from the coding sequence TTGACCCATCACCGCAATCGGCGAGGCTTTTCGCTGTTGGAAATCTTGTTGGCGCTGGCAATCCTGGGTGGTGCTTTGGCCATGCTAAGCCAGATTGCCGAGACCGGTACGTCAGCGGCGCGCGAAGCCCGGGATTTGTCGGTAGCCCGTTTGATGTGTCAATCGAAGTTGTCGGAAACACTTCTCGATGCCGCGTCCGGCATCACGCCGCAAACGATCATCACGGCGCCGCTGCCATCGTTCGATTCGGGGTCGATGACCACGTTCAACTACAGCATCGAAGTCCAACCGGCCTCACTTGATGGATTGCTTTCACTCCGGGTGACTGTGGTTGCCGAAAACCCGAATGGCGGGTCGCCTCTCGCAACTTTCGTATTGACGCGTTGGCTAGTGGATCCTGCATTGGGGTTGGAGGCGGCCGAGGCGGAAGCCGAAGCGATGAAGGCACTGGAATCAGAAGAGGCCGCGCTGTGA
- a CDS encoding prepilin-type cleavage/methylation domain-containing protein, whose amino-acid sequence MRSRVAFTLLELLLTLSVLAAIASVVIPQVGLLMGDRKLVRAGEQLRVEMTVARVKAMRDGRVLMLQAMVEGNSIRVKPYFSTSDATEAIDQTGSQSALLTGADQGNVVAINVDEEAEKTVELPEGVTVGSVGVASAARASEIEQQTLADQTEGWSRPIMFYPDGSTSTAAVVLTGGEVGRVIVKLRGITGDTTITEVLP is encoded by the coding sequence GTGAGATCTCGCGTTGCCTTCACCCTGCTTGAGCTGTTGTTGACACTATCCGTCTTGGCGGCGATTGCGTCCGTCGTGATCCCGCAGGTCGGGTTGTTGATGGGCGATCGCAAACTCGTTCGTGCTGGTGAACAGCTGCGCGTCGAAATGACGGTCGCCCGTGTCAAAGCGATGCGAGACGGACGCGTCTTGATGCTGCAAGCGATGGTTGAAGGCAATTCGATCCGCGTCAAACCATACTTTTCAACCAGTGACGCGACCGAGGCCATCGACCAGACGGGATCTCAATCGGCGCTTCTTACCGGCGCTGACCAAGGCAACGTTGTCGCGATCAACGTCGATGAAGAAGCCGAGAAAACCGTTGAGTTGCCGGAAGGAGTCACTGTTGGTTCCGTGGGTGTCGCGTCCGCGGCGCGAGCTTCGGAGATCGAGCAACAAACCCTGGCCGACCAAACCGAAGGGTGGAGTCGCCCGATCATGTTCTATCCCGACGGATCAACCAGCACCGCAGCCGTCGTGTTGACGGGCGGCGAAGTCGGGCGGGTGATCGTCAAGCTGCGCGGCATCACCGGTGACACGACCATCACCGAGGTGCTGCCTTGA
- a CDS encoding type II secretion system protein GspG, which yields MNRKRRAQNLGFTLLELLLVLAILVVIGGIVTVNIGGASTEAKVNATKTQLNGLKNNIQMYQIRMNTLPETLDALRDGPSDAAKKAKWVAPIITEIPTDAWENSLVYTVNGNTYEIRSGGIDGQANTEDDIIVEGS from the coding sequence GTGAATCGTAAGCGACGCGCCCAGAACCTGGGTTTTACGCTGCTCGAACTGTTGCTGGTCTTGGCGATTTTGGTCGTCATCGGCGGAATCGTGACCGTCAACATTGGCGGCGCGTCCACCGAAGCGAAGGTCAATGCCACCAAGACCCAGCTGAACGGGCTAAAGAACAACATCCAGATGTACCAAATTCGGATGAATACGCTTCCCGAAACCCTAGACGCCCTTCGAGACGGGCCCAGTGACGCAGCCAAGAAGGCTAAATGGGTCGCGCCGATCATCACGGAAATTCCCACCGACGCTTGGGAAAACAGCTTGGTCTACACGGTCAACGGTAACACTTACGAAATCCGCAGCGGCGGAATCGACGGACAAGCCAATACCGAAGACGACATCATCGTCGAAGGGTCGTAG
- a CDS encoding DUF1570 domain-containing protein, translated as MKSSRLVAAFVVSLLLCWDRSLVAQAPAMVEFSALGKTQQGIPLLKLAHEMVILGRDGWMHSLDPREQSSKIHETNRPYQPISVVEFRNELRAEFRPGYEVIATQNFLVVQPEGRGDRWPKLFEQSHRAFTDYMSKRGVTIREGNFPMVAVVLPDENTMYREFRKLDIEIKRVAGLYSGESNRVMTHDGGRSEYTAATVRHEAAHQSAYNSGVHSRLSETPRWITEGIGQMFEPAGMTTARSATQLADRINRDSYDYIKQTYDGRSDYRFTQTVMQLVSDNTMFESQNSIDEAYNVSWAMMFYLAERESRKFAELLNHTSSRPPFREYSRTDRVKDFERVVGCDVAEFSKRVSWFVQSM; from the coding sequence ATGAAATCCTCACGCCTGGTTGCTGCTTTCGTCGTCTCGCTGCTCTTGTGCTGGGACCGATCGCTCGTCGCTCAGGCTCCGGCGATGGTCGAATTTTCGGCTCTGGGAAAAACTCAACAAGGCATTCCGTTGCTGAAACTGGCTCACGAAATGGTGATCCTGGGACGCGATGGTTGGATGCACTCGCTGGACCCGCGAGAGCAAAGCTCAAAAATCCACGAAACCAATCGCCCGTATCAGCCGATCTCGGTCGTCGAATTTCGCAACGAACTGCGGGCCGAGTTTCGACCAGGATACGAAGTCATCGCGACACAAAATTTCCTAGTCGTCCAACCCGAAGGTCGCGGCGATCGGTGGCCCAAGCTGTTCGAGCAATCCCACCGAGCGTTCACCGACTATATGTCCAAACGCGGTGTGACCATCCGCGAGGGCAACTTTCCCATGGTGGCGGTGGTGTTGCCGGATGAGAACACGATGTACCGCGAGTTTCGGAAACTGGACATTGAAATCAAACGGGTCGCCGGCCTGTACTCGGGCGAAAGCAACCGAGTGATGACGCATGACGGCGGACGAAGCGAGTACACCGCGGCGACGGTCCGCCATGAAGCGGCTCATCAATCCGCTTACAATTCGGGCGTTCACAGCCGGTTGAGTGAAACGCCGCGCTGGATCACCGAAGGCATCGGCCAGATGTTTGAACCAGCTGGCATGACGACCGCGCGATCGGCGACACAACTTGCCGACCGCATCAACCGGGATAGCTATGACTACATCAAGCAAACCTACGACGGACGCAGCGACTATCGGTTTACGCAAACGGTGATGCAGTTGGTCAGCGACAATACGATGTTCGAATCGCAGAACTCGATCGACGAAGCCTACAACGTTTCGTGGGCCATGATGTTTTACTTGGCCGAACGAGAAAGCCGCAAATTTGCCGAACTGTTAAACCACACGTCCAGTCGCCCACCGTTCCGCGAATACTCGCGCACCGATCGCGTAAAGGATTTTGAACGTGTCGTCGGTTGTGACGTCGCCGAATTCAGCAAACGGGTCAGTTGGTTTGTTCAGTCGATGTAG
- a CDS encoding PQQ-dependent sugar dehydrogenase, whose product MRGRFVGFVNVLIAACVVSLGATVNADAPGQTTGQTTGQTTVQSTGQPKTPTVWATSRIHGTPDPPPPYAIERVFPDASFQSMTEMRRVPHSDRWIVTQQNGAVTSFSDRGLSGDGDLDLQLAINLRESAQKSMQVFGITFHPDYPTEPSCYISYMAVNGPPDGTHLSRFTVTDTKRVIIDPDSEERIIDWKGGGHGGGSMHFGRDRLLYVSVGDGQDPTPPDAIGTGQDISDLAGSVLRIDALHSSQDLPYSIPPDNPFVDVPGARGEVWAFGLRNPWKMAFDPVTDTLWAGDVGWEMREMVYRIDRGANYGWSLMEGSQPVKEGSPAMGIPITPPIVEHSHLEARSVSGGEFYGSSRLPELQNAYLYGDWMTGKIWGLRHDGAELRWHQELADTTLQVICFARDRDGEVYVCDYRGEIYRLVPNEADAADSNFPRGLSETGLFESTVDQAPSPGVIAYEINAHHWADHAQSQQWIGVPSGESLGVSPQDDWRTGEVQDNFLFPAETVLAKTVHYCPDPNSPESIVRLETQILHRDGMQWNAYNYVWNDDQTDAFLQDNVATDRTISLVDPRTGTSTQQVWHHASRDECMQCHSFSANTIHGFKLAQLDRDDPFANGNQLDRLVQSGLFERPSGEVTPIASPHDLSVSLEARARSYLHMNCAHCHRRGGGGTGAFQLVVGPSVESMDIVDAMPTQGTFEMTDPRIVASGDPYHSILFYRMMKSGRGHMPQFGPSLIDDAGVQLIHDWIASMPRSSDADAQPSLASTAGALRLAYQCVDGSVSPAQRTEIADIAAAHPQSIVRDLFERYLPEERRTKRLGASIDANALLSMTGDVNAGQDLYFEAAGVSCRQCHKIGEKGESVGPDLSGIGAERTRQEILESILNPSAKIDEKYRGKLVLTVDGKVISGLLIRDDKDGIELVDTSGKRHLIASDDIETVRSMDTSVMPDRLLAEFTAQQAADLVAFLAAQKERLATSTEQTN is encoded by the coding sequence GACGTCGCGGATTCACGGCACTCCTGATCCGCCGCCGCCCTACGCGATCGAACGAGTCTTTCCTGACGCGTCCTTCCAATCGATGACCGAAATGCGTCGCGTGCCGCACTCGGATCGATGGATCGTTACACAACAAAACGGCGCCGTCACTAGCTTCTCGGATCGCGGATTGTCGGGTGACGGCGATCTGGACCTTCAACTGGCAATCAATCTGCGCGAGTCGGCGCAGAAATCGATGCAGGTTTTTGGGATTACCTTTCATCCCGACTATCCAACCGAACCGTCGTGCTATATCTCGTACATGGCCGTCAACGGGCCGCCGGATGGGACGCACCTTTCCCGATTCACGGTGACCGATACGAAGCGGGTCATCATCGACCCCGATTCCGAAGAACGGATCATCGATTGGAAGGGCGGCGGTCACGGCGGTGGCAGCATGCACTTTGGTCGCGATCGTTTACTTTATGTTTCGGTGGGCGACGGCCAAGACCCCACGCCGCCTGACGCGATCGGAACCGGACAAGACATCAGCGATCTCGCCGGGTCGGTGCTACGCATTGATGCGCTTCATTCGTCACAAGACTTGCCGTATTCGATCCCGCCGGACAATCCCTTTGTCGATGTGCCCGGCGCGCGAGGTGAAGTGTGGGCATTCGGGCTTCGCAATCCTTGGAAGATGGCGTTCGACCCCGTCACCGACACGTTGTGGGCCGGTGACGTCGGATGGGAAATGCGAGAGATGGTGTATCGCATTGATCGGGGCGCGAACTACGGATGGAGTCTGATGGAGGGCAGCCAGCCCGTTAAAGAAGGCTCGCCGGCGATGGGGATCCCCATCACTCCGCCCATCGTCGAACATTCGCACTTAGAAGCGCGGTCGGTATCCGGGGGTGAATTTTACGGATCATCGCGTTTGCCCGAACTTCAAAACGCGTATCTGTATGGCGATTGGATGACGGGCAAGATCTGGGGCCTTCGTCACGACGGTGCGGAACTCCGCTGGCATCAAGAACTTGCCGATACAACTTTGCAGGTCATCTGTTTCGCAAGAGACCGCGATGGCGAAGTGTACGTTTGCGATTATCGAGGCGAGATCTATCGGCTGGTTCCCAACGAAGCCGATGCGGCAGATTCCAATTTCCCACGCGGCTTAAGTGAAACGGGGTTATTCGAATCGACCGTCGATCAAGCCCCGTCGCCCGGAGTGATCGCGTACGAAATCAACGCCCATCATTGGGCCGATCACGCGCAATCGCAACAGTGGATCGGTGTGCCCAGTGGAGAGTCATTGGGCGTCTCGCCGCAAGATGACTGGCGCACGGGTGAAGTCCAAGACAACTTCCTGTTTCCCGCCGAAACGGTTTTGGCAAAGACGGTGCATTACTGTCCCGATCCGAATTCGCCCGAATCCATCGTTCGGTTAGAGACCCAGATTCTGCACCGCGATGGCATGCAGTGGAACGCCTACAACTACGTTTGGAACGACGATCAAACCGACGCGTTCTTGCAAGACAACGTGGCGACCGATCGAACGATTTCGCTTGTCGATCCCCGTACCGGAACATCGACGCAACAGGTCTGGCACCACGCCAGTCGCGACGAGTGCATGCAATGTCATTCGTTTAGCGCAAACACGATCCACGGTTTTAAGCTGGCACAACTTGATCGTGACGATCCGTTTGCGAACGGCAACCAGCTTGATCGTTTGGTGCAATCCGGTTTGTTTGAAAGGCCTTCGGGCGAAGTCACGCCGATCGCGTCGCCGCATGATCTGTCGGTTTCGCTAGAGGCACGTGCGCGCAGCTATTTGCACATGAATTGTGCCCACTGTCACCGACGAGGCGGCGGCGGGACGGGCGCGTTTCAACTTGTCGTTGGTCCATCGGTGGAATCCATGGACATCGTCGACGCGATGCCGACGCAGGGAACATTTGAAATGACGGATCCTCGAATTGTTGCATCGGGCGATCCTTACCACAGCATCCTGTTCTATCGGATGATGAAATCGGGAAGGGGGCACATGCCGCAGTTCGGACCATCGTTGATTGATGATGCGGGTGTGCAATTGATCCACGACTGGATCGCGTCCATGCCACGTTCCAGCGACGCCGATGCACAGCCGTCGTTGGCGTCGACCGCCGGCGCGTTGCGGCTTGCCTATCAATGTGTCGACGGCTCGGTTTCACCTGCGCAGCGGACCGAGATCGCCGATATAGCGGCGGCCCATCCCCAATCGATCGTCCGCGACTTGTTCGAACGTTACTTACCGGAAGAACGTCGCACCAAACGGTTGGGAGCGTCCATCGATGCCAACGCCCTGTTATCGATGACGGGCGATGTGAATGCGGGGCAAGATTTGTACTTCGAAGCAGCCGGGGTGAGTTGTCGCCAGTGCCACAAGATCGGCGAAAAAGGCGAATCCGTCGGCCCCGATTTGAGTGGCATCGGCGCCGAACGGACAAGGCAGGAGATTCTAGAGAGTATCCTGAATCCTTCGGCCAAGATCGACGAAAAGTATCGAGGGAAACTGGTTCTGACTGTCGACGGGAAAGTCATTTCGGGACTGCTGATCCGCGACGATAAAGACGGCATCGAGTTAGTCGATACATCGGGAAAGCGACACCTTATTGCCAGCGACGACATCGAAACCGTTCGGTCGATGGACACGTCTGTGATGCCCGACCGGTTGCTTGCGGAATTCACGGCCCAGCAAGCTGCGGACTTGGTTGCCTTTTTGGCGGCCCAGAAAGAACGACTCGCTACATCGACTGAACAAACCAACTGA